A stretch of Acidovorax sp. RAC01 DNA encodes these proteins:
- a CDS encoding extracellular solute-binding protein, with protein MQPIIRPSLQLQRSIGTMLVAALAVLALVFLASAASSFAALVKSNASLDQVTREITVLQDLSDAVNHTRTSRVWMVQASVYGSYGMFKESAAALATARSKLADSRSAFGRYEQSAKGAAEEPLARAAAQAYAAYLAEGLDPLITALEAGNPQNYINTLRNRTPALDADFEKAVNAVLTLRTEQSRQTQADIQAGYQRSLAGLWVLTALFGATCLALWGGARRWLVRPLRAMARDIETVAANDLSAPAQAAQPFAPQEIAQVQGTMERMRMQLRTTVGAIRGAAHTVQAASHDIAAGNAHLAERTQQQALHLGHTSEAIGHMAQSLARSASAAARVASVAQSAAAVATEGGTKVGQARAAMDEIHASSRKIGEITTVIDGIAFQTNILALNAAVEAARAGEHGRGFAVVASEVRTLAQRSAGAAREIKHLIDESVACVERGVAHVHDAGATMQGVLDQINAAAALAADIRHATEQQARDVEHARTTLSQLEQMTDQNVQLVAQSAEAAGSLDQQADALAQAVDSFRLPDDGSHTPPRPRGPHASVAHAPALPARVAHTRAAAALTAVLAAVLCTVPADHAAATEVELLHWWTSEGESRAVQTLRPQLAAKGLALKTPAVNGGAEALAQTLRERVAAGKAPDAVQMKAADLAAWGDQGALASLDALAKADGWDYKIPRQIAEQVKYKGAYVAVPVNVHRINWLYINRALLQQVQGRVPQTWPQFMALAERLQKAGITPLAHGNQPWQNLTLFETVALGVAGPDLYQRALARGEPAAVQSEAIGRALQTFAALRPLTEPVAAPQPAAPGANARKPAPAPASTSTSGAASQAASAEWNAATARVITGKAAMQIMGDWAKGEFLVARQVPEQDFLCVSTPGSASSYIYVVDSLALFRQAGSTVATAEQTALAQAVTGPEFQATFNLAKGSIPITPGVDMSRFDACAKESSAFFLAARMASTLVPSVAHRMALPPARHKALEALVDKLWNDPAYGAAQAQRDWVAASQAR; from the coding sequence ATGCAGCCCATTATTCGCCCTTCCCTCCAACTACAGCGGTCCATTGGCACCATGCTTGTGGCAGCGCTCGCGGTGCTGGCGCTGGTGTTTCTGGCTTCTGCTGCCAGCTCGTTCGCGGCGCTGGTCAAAAGCAACGCCTCGCTGGACCAGGTGACGCGGGAAATCACCGTGCTCCAGGACCTTTCCGATGCGGTGAACCACACCCGCACCTCCCGCGTGTGGATGGTGCAAGCCTCGGTGTACGGGTCCTACGGCATGTTCAAGGAGTCCGCCGCCGCACTCGCCACCGCCCGCAGCAAGCTGGCCGACTCGCGCAGCGCCTTCGGCCGGTACGAGCAGTCTGCCAAGGGCGCCGCCGAGGAGCCCCTGGCCCGGGCCGCCGCCCAGGCCTACGCCGCCTACCTGGCCGAAGGGCTGGACCCGCTGATCACCGCGCTGGAAGCCGGCAACCCGCAGAACTACATCAACACCCTGCGCAACCGCACCCCCGCACTGGACGCCGATTTTGAAAAAGCCGTGAACGCCGTGCTGACCTTGCGCACCGAGCAATCGCGCCAGACGCAGGCCGACATCCAGGCGGGCTACCAGCGCAGCCTGGCCGGGCTGTGGGTGCTGACCGCGCTGTTCGGCGCAACCTGCCTGGCCCTGTGGGGCGGCGCCCGGCGCTGGCTGGTGCGGCCCCTGCGCGCCATGGCCCGCGACATCGAGACCGTGGCGGCCAATGATCTGTCGGCGCCAGCGCAGGCCGCGCAGCCCTTTGCCCCGCAGGAGATCGCGCAGGTGCAGGGCACCATGGAGCGCATGCGGATGCAGCTGCGCACCACGGTGGGCGCAATTCGCGGCGCGGCCCACACGGTGCAGGCCGCCAGCCACGACATTGCCGCAGGCAACGCGCACCTGGCCGAACGCACGCAGCAGCAGGCCCTGCACCTGGGGCACACGTCGGAAGCCATCGGCCACATGGCTCAAAGCCTGGCCCGGTCCGCGAGCGCCGCAGCTCGGGTGGCCAGCGTGGCCCAGAGCGCCGCAGCCGTGGCGACCGAAGGCGGAACCAAGGTCGGGCAGGCGCGCGCCGCCATGGACGAGATCCATGCCTCCAGCCGCAAGATTGGCGAGATCACGACCGTGATCGACGGCATTGCCTTCCAGACCAACATCCTGGCCCTCAATGCTGCCGTGGAGGCAGCCCGGGCCGGCGAACACGGCCGCGGCTTTGCCGTGGTGGCCAGCGAGGTGCGCACCCTGGCCCAGCGCAGCGCGGGTGCCGCGCGCGAGATCAAGCACCTGATCGACGAATCCGTGGCCTGCGTGGAGCGCGGTGTAGCCCATGTGCACGACGCCGGCGCCACGATGCAGGGCGTGCTCGACCAGATCAACGCCGCCGCCGCGCTGGCCGCCGACATTCGCCACGCTACCGAGCAGCAGGCGCGCGATGTGGAACACGCCCGCACCACGCTGAGCCAGCTGGAGCAGATGACCGACCAGAACGTGCAGCTGGTGGCCCAAAGCGCCGAGGCCGCGGGCAGCCTGGACCAGCAGGCCGACGCGCTGGCACAGGCTGTGGATTCGTTCCGGCTGCCCGACGACGGTAGCCACACACCGCCGCGCCCGCGGGGACCGCACGCCTCTGTGGCCCATGCGCCCGCGCTGCCTGCCCGTGTGGCCCACACCCGTGCCGCGGCCGCCCTGACCGCTGTGCTGGCCGCCGTGCTGTGCACCGTACCTGCCGACCACGCCGCCGCCACCGAGGTCGAGCTGCTGCACTGGTGGACGTCCGAAGGCGAATCGCGCGCGGTGCAGACCCTGCGGCCCCAACTGGCGGCCAAGGGCCTGGCACTGAAGACACCCGCCGTCAACGGTGGCGCCGAGGCCCTGGCGCAGACCCTGCGCGAACGCGTGGCCGCGGGCAAGGCACCCGATGCGGTGCAGATGAAAGCCGCCGACCTGGCCGCCTGGGGCGACCAGGGCGCACTGGCCTCGCTGGACGCCCTGGCCAAGGCCGACGGGTGGGACTACAAGATTCCGCGCCAGATTGCCGAGCAGGTGAAGTACAAGGGCGCCTATGTGGCCGTACCGGTCAACGTGCATCGCATCAACTGGCTCTACATCAACCGCGCGCTGCTGCAGCAGGTGCAGGGCCGCGTGCCGCAGACCTGGCCGCAGTTCATGGCGCTGGCCGAGCGGCTGCAAAAGGCGGGCATCACCCCGCTGGCGCATGGCAACCAGCCGTGGCAGAACCTCACGCTGTTTGAAACCGTGGCGCTCGGTGTGGCCGGGCCCGACCTGTACCAGCGCGCCCTGGCCCGCGGCGAGCCGGCGGCCGTGCAGAGCGAGGCCATCGGGCGGGCGCTGCAGACCTTTGCCGCGCTGCGTCCGCTGACCGAACCCGTGGCGGCCCCGCAGCCAGCAGCGCCCGGCGCCAACGCACGCAAGCCTGCACCCGCGCCGGCCAGCACAAGCACCAGCGGGGCAGCCAGCCAGGCCGCCAGTGCCGAGTGGAATGCCGCCACCGCCAGAGTCATCACCGGCAAGGCCGCCATGCAGATCATGGGCGACTGGGCCAAGGGCGAATTTCTGGTCGCGCGGCAGGTGCCCGAGCAGGATTTTCTGTGCGTATCCACACCGGGCAGCGCCAGCAGCTATATCTACGTGGTCGACAGCCTGGCCCTGTTCCGCCAGGCCGGCAGCACGGTGGCCACGGCCGAGCAGACGGCCCTGGCCCAGGCCGTGACGGGCCCCGAGTTTCAGGCCACGTTCAACCTGGCCAAGGGTTCGATCCCCATCACGCCCGGGGTGGACATGTCGCGCTTTGACGCCTGCGCCAAGGAATCGAGCGCGTTTTTCCTGGCCGCCCGCATGGCCAGCACGCTGGTGCCCTCGGTGGCCCACCGCATGGCGCTGCCCCCGGCACGGCACAAGGCGCTGGAAGCACTGGTGGACAAGCTCTGGAACGACCCGGCCTACGGCGCGGCGCAGGCCCAGCGGGACTGGGTGGCCGCCAGCCAGGCGCGGTAA
- a CDS encoding sulfatase-like hydrolase/transferase: MTTHHRPNIIFIVADDLGYADLGCYGGREAAFGPVSPVLDGLAAKGLKLTQGYANSPVCSPTRFALMTARYQYRLRGAAEEPINSKSRGSTTLGLPPEHPTLPSLLRDAGYRTALMGKWHLGYPPAFGPLRSGYEEFFGPMSGGVDYFTHCSSNGTHDLYLGEEEKQQDGYLTDLITDHALDYVHRMAPGAQAGTPFFLSLHYTAPHWPWETRGDEALAQEIKGNLFHLHGGNIETYRRMIHHMDEGIGRVMDALRQHGLERDTLVVFTSDNGGERFSDNWPLVGGKMDLTEGGIRVPWIAHWPAVIAPGSESTQTCMTMDWSATMLDAAGVPAAPGYALDGRSLMPLLRDAAVLDEPALFWRMNHRGQRAMRQGVWKYLRVDGHDYLFDLSQDERERANRAPVEPERLHAMRSAWEAWNASMPAIPDDATVSLGYSVKDMPQR; this comes from the coding sequence ATGACGACCCACCACCGCCCCAACATCATCTTCATCGTCGCCGACGACCTCGGCTATGCCGACCTGGGCTGCTACGGCGGTCGTGAGGCGGCCTTTGGCCCCGTGTCGCCCGTGCTCGACGGCCTGGCGGCCAAGGGCCTCAAGCTCACGCAGGGCTACGCCAATTCCCCCGTGTGCTCGCCCACGCGCTTTGCGCTGATGACGGCACGCTACCAGTACCGGCTGCGCGGCGCGGCCGAGGAGCCCATCAACAGCAAGAGCCGCGGCAGCACCACGCTGGGCCTGCCGCCCGAGCACCCCACGCTGCCGTCGCTGCTGCGCGACGCGGGCTACCGCACGGCGCTCATGGGCAAGTGGCACCTGGGCTACCCGCCCGCGTTCGGGCCGCTGCGCTCTGGGTACGAAGAGTTCTTCGGTCCCATGTCGGGCGGGGTGGACTACTTCACCCACTGCAGTTCCAACGGCACGCACGACCTGTACCTGGGCGAGGAAGAAAAGCAGCAGGACGGCTACCTCACCGACCTCATCACCGACCACGCGCTCGACTACGTGCACCGCATGGCGCCCGGCGCCCAGGCGGGCACGCCGTTTTTTCTGAGCCTGCACTACACCGCCCCCCACTGGCCCTGGGAGACGAGGGGCGACGAGGCGCTGGCGCAGGAAATCAAGGGCAACCTGTTTCACCTGCATGGCGGCAACATCGAGACTTACCGCCGCATGATCCACCACATGGACGAGGGCATCGGCCGCGTGATGGACGCCCTGCGCCAGCACGGGCTGGAGCGGGACACGCTGGTGGTGTTCACCAGCGACAACGGCGGCGAGCGCTTCTCGGACAACTGGCCCCTGGTGGGCGGCAAGATGGACCTGACCGAAGGCGGCATCCGGGTGCCGTGGATCGCGCACTGGCCCGCGGTGATTGCGCCTGGCAGCGAAAGCACGCAGACGTGCATGACCATGGACTGGTCGGCCACCATGCTGGATGCGGCCGGGGTGCCTGCCGCACCGGGCTATGCGCTTGATGGCCGTTCGCTCATGCCCCTGCTGCGCGATGCGGCCGTGCTGGACGAGCCCGCCTTGTTCTGGCGCATGAACCACCGCGGCCAGCGTGCCATGCGCCAGGGTGTGTGGAAGTACCTGCGCGTGGATGGCCACGATTACCTGTTCGATCTTTCGCAGGACGAGCGCGAGCGAGCCAACCGCGCCCCTGTGGAGCCTGAGCGCCTGCACGCCATGCGCTCGGCATGGGAGGCCTGGAACGCATCGATGCCTGCCATTCCGGACGACGCCACGGTGAGCCTGGGCTATTCGGTCAAGGACATGCCGCAGCGGTAG
- a CDS encoding MFS transporter translates to MSTASSSLWSPLRQPAFRGLWLAGGVFFIGSGMQTMAAAWLMVELSGSSFLAALVQTAVFMPMFLLALPAGVLADTTDRRRLISGALLTQTGACALLALLVLLGWGGPASVLFLVFVCGCCTAVLTPAWNSSVIDPVPRDEWPQAITAVSIAYNAARAVGPTLAGLVFAQLGAGWVFAVTVVTTLVMWQSIRQWPPKAHAPSKLPAERLWGGTLSGLRFAWHSRMILAQLVRVMAFSAAGSALWALLPVIAQRQLGTGAQGFGLLMGCLGTGAVAVGLVLGKLRARFGMEPIVGVACVVFAAAMLVAALTRTAWVVYLAMLFAGAAWMSAMSTFNTATQASSPQWVRSRAVAMHMVAALGAFALGSAFWGAASDIIGLSPTLYVAAALMGAGLLLARPMPLRMGALHEVTQATPWDELFIEAEPLPEAGPVAVEVGYRIAPGTDAAFLDTISRMKAPRRRDGATFWRVYKDLGEPSRYVERFIVESWADYLHQRARATMADQALETEVRTFLASGEVVRMSHYIAER, encoded by the coding sequence ATGTCCACTGCCTCCTCGTCCCTGTGGAGCCCCCTGCGCCAACCTGCTTTCCGGGGCCTGTGGCTTGCTGGCGGGGTGTTCTTCATTGGCAGCGGCATGCAGACCATGGCAGCCGCCTGGCTGATGGTGGAGCTGTCGGGCTCGTCGTTTCTGGCGGCCCTGGTGCAGACGGCCGTGTTCATGCCCATGTTTTTGCTGGCCCTGCCCGCAGGCGTGCTGGCCGACACCACCGACCGCCGCCGGCTGATCTCGGGCGCACTGCTCACGCAGACGGGCGCCTGCGCGTTGCTGGCGCTGCTGGTGCTGCTGGGCTGGGGCGGGCCGGCGTCGGTGCTCTTTCTGGTCTTCGTGTGTGGCTGCTGCACGGCAGTGCTCACGCCCGCGTGGAATTCTTCGGTCATCGACCCCGTGCCGCGCGACGAGTGGCCCCAGGCCATCACGGCCGTCAGCATTGCCTACAACGCCGCCCGCGCCGTCGGCCCCACGCTGGCCGGGCTGGTGTTTGCCCAGCTGGGCGCGGGCTGGGTGTTTGCGGTCACGGTGGTGACCACGCTGGTCATGTGGCAGTCGATCCGCCAGTGGCCGCCCAAGGCGCATGCGCCCTCCAAGCTGCCCGCCGAGCGGCTGTGGGGCGGCACGCTCAGCGGTCTGCGCTTTGCCTGGCACTCGCGCATGATCCTGGCGCAGCTGGTGCGGGTGATGGCGTTCAGCGCGGCGGGCTCGGCCCTGTGGGCGCTGCTGCCCGTGATTGCGCAGCGCCAGCTGGGCACCGGTGCGCAGGGCTTCGGCCTGCTGATGGGCTGCCTGGGCACGGGGGCCGTGGCGGTGGGCCTGGTGCTGGGCAAGCTGCGGGCGCGCTTTGGCATGGAGCCCATCGTGGGCGTGGCGTGCGTTGTGTTTGCCGCAGCCATGCTGGTGGCAGCGCTGACCCGGACAGCGTGGGTGGTCTACCTGGCCATGCTGTTTGCCGGCGCGGCCTGGATGTCGGCCATGTCCACCTTCAACACCGCCACGCAGGCCAGTTCGCCGCAGTGGGTGCGCTCGCGCGCCGTGGCGATGCACATGGTGGCGGCGCTGGGCGCGTTTGCGCTGGGCTCGGCCTTCTGGGGCGCGGCGTCCGACATCATTGGCCTGTCGCCCACGCTGTATGTGGCCGCCGCGCTGATGGGCGCAGGCCTGCTGCTGGCGCGGCCCATGCCGCTGCGCATGGGCGCCCTGCACGAGGTGACGCAGGCCACGCCCTGGGACGAACTCTTCATCGAAGCCGAGCCCCTGCCCGAGGCCGGCCCGGTGGCGGTGGAGGTGGGCTACCGCATCGCCCCCGGCACCGATGCCGCCTTCCTCGACACCATCAGCCGCATGAAGGCCCCGCGCCGGCGCGACGGCGCCACCTTCTGGCGCGTGTACAAGGACCTGGGCGAGCCGTCACGGTATGTGGAGCGGTTCATCGTCGAGTCATGGGCCGACTACCTGCACCAGCGCGCCCGCGCCACCATGGCCGACCAGGCGCTGGAGACTGAGGTGCGTACCTTTCTCGCGTCCGGCGAGGTGGTGCGCATGTCGCACTACATCGCTGAACGGTAG
- a CDS encoding MarR family winged helix-turn-helix transcriptional regulator: protein MPAPAPAPSSPAAPAAPAQRLTHPQTANDLLMYRLNRLLAVAGSLVVRLCEGGYGVTRREWGLLMMLAQHPGMPPAELARRLGLDRARTSRAITSLLSKKLISRESMPGDRRQAVLSLTTAGLAVHNALLPQVKALNQELLAGLPPDAVQVLDAALAHMQQRAESLVSTRTDVPRTYRLRGGRHTDA, encoded by the coding sequence ATGCCCGCGCCTGCCCCGGCACCCTCTTCCCCTGCGGCCCCCGCTGCACCGGCCCAGCGCCTCACGCACCCGCAGACCGCCAACGACCTGCTGATGTACCGGCTCAACCGCCTGCTGGCGGTGGCGGGCAGCCTGGTGGTGCGGCTGTGCGAAGGCGGCTACGGGGTGACCCGGCGCGAGTGGGGCCTGCTGATGATGCTGGCACAGCACCCGGGCATGCCGCCCGCCGAGCTGGCCCGGCGCCTGGGGCTGGACCGGGCGCGTACCTCGCGCGCCATCACGTCGCTGCTATCGAAGAAGCTGATTTCGCGCGAGTCCATGCCTGGCGACCGGCGGCAGGCCGTGCTGTCGCTCACCACGGCGGGGCTGGCTGTGCACAACGCCCTGCTGCCGCAGGTGAAGGCCCTCAACCAGGAGCTGCTGGCCGGGCTGCCCCCCGATGCCGTACAGGTGCTTGATGCGGCACTCGCCCACATGCAACAGCGGGCCGAATCGCTGGTGAGCACGCGCACCGATGTTCCGCGCACCTACCGGCTGCGGGGTGGGCGCCACACCGACGCCTGA
- a CDS encoding tripartite tricarboxylate transporter substrate-binding protein — MWKPHPSSQTLSQSSGRPGHPRRRAVWAGLLAGCLAWGATLAHAQEAPLRIVVGYAPGGSTDRVARIVADKLASKLGTPVIVENKTGAGGRLSAQAVKAAPASQPTLLLANPAVMLVAPLVFPDSGYDPERDFQPVSHVNSYEFGVAVATAVPVRELSHLMAWLRANPEKANFGVPATGSLPHFFGLMVGDTAQVRAEVVGYRGSAPLLNDLLGGQVPVAFDTFDTLLPQHEAGKIRILAVSSAKRSPLDPRIPTFKEAGLNVAATGWNTFFAPMSMPKAQAERLAGLIHDVMKDPEVQRKFEASKLTPEVATMAQTEAMLKAYRAQWAPVVQRSGFKP; from the coding sequence ATGTGGAAACCGCACCCATCTTCCCAGACCCTGAGCCAAAGTAGCGGCCGACCTGGCCACCCGCGCCGACGTGCCGTGTGGGCCGGCCTGCTGGCTGGCTGCCTGGCCTGGGGCGCCACGCTCGCCCACGCCCAGGAGGCGCCGCTGCGCATCGTGGTGGGCTATGCCCCCGGTGGCTCGACCGACCGCGTGGCACGCATTGTGGCCGACAAGCTGGCCAGCAAGCTCGGTACGCCCGTGATCGTCGAGAACAAGACGGGCGCAGGCGGGCGGCTTTCTGCACAGGCCGTGAAGGCCGCCCCGGCCAGCCAGCCCACGCTGCTGCTGGCCAACCCGGCCGTGATGCTGGTGGCGCCCCTGGTGTTCCCCGATTCCGGCTACGACCCGGAGCGCGACTTCCAGCCGGTGAGCCATGTCAACAGCTACGAGTTTGGCGTGGCGGTGGCCACCGCCGTGCCGGTGCGCGAACTCTCGCACCTGATGGCCTGGCTGCGCGCCAACCCCGAAAAAGCCAACTTCGGCGTGCCCGCTACAGGGAGCCTGCCCCATTTCTTCGGGCTGATGGTGGGCGACACTGCCCAGGTGCGCGCAGAGGTGGTGGGCTACCGCGGTTCGGCTCCGCTGCTCAACGACCTGCTGGGCGGCCAGGTGCCGGTCGCGTTTGACACCTTCGACACGCTGCTGCCTCAGCACGAGGCGGGCAAGATCCGCATCCTGGCCGTGTCAAGCGCCAAGCGCAGCCCGCTGGACCCCAGGATTCCCACCTTCAAGGAGGCCGGCCTGAACGTGGCGGCCACCGGCTGGAACACGTTTTTTGCGCCCATGAGCATGCCCAAGGCCCAGGCCGAGCGGCTTGCCGGGCTGATCCATGACGTGATGAAAGACCCGGAGGTCCAGCGCAAGTTCGAGGCCTCCAAGCTGACGCCGGAAGTGGCCACGATGGCGCAGACCGAGGCCATGCTCAAGGCCTACCGGGCGCAGTGGGCGCCGGTGGTGCAGCGCTCCGGGTTTAAGCCGTAG
- a CDS encoding LysR family transcriptional regulator, which translates to MSQTFNYRHLFYFWVVAKEGGIARAAERLDMAVQTISAQVRELEKSLGVSLLRTEGRNLVLTEAGVAAMHEADHIFALGERLPLRVREAATGQTLRLNLGISDGIAKLAVHRLLTPVLDEPHLRLLCHEGEFQPLLGELALHKLDAVLADRPATPNPALRTTSQLLGSSPIAWYAPAQWAEAAAHQFPHSLAVVPVLLPTEHAAMRARIDHWLERERIRPRIAGEFEDSALLSTFASTGMGVMPAPVSLSAHLLQTHGLVQIGTTPDVQEQFHLIYSARKVMHPLLTRLLEAAAGGALLNH; encoded by the coding sequence ATGAGCCAGACGTTCAACTACCGCCACCTCTTTTACTTCTGGGTCGTGGCCAAGGAGGGCGGCATTGCCCGCGCCGCCGAACGGCTGGACATGGCCGTGCAGACCATCAGTGCCCAGGTGCGCGAGCTGGAAAAGTCCCTGGGCGTGAGCCTGCTGCGCACCGAGGGCCGCAACCTGGTGCTGACGGAAGCTGGCGTGGCCGCCATGCACGAGGCGGACCACATCTTTGCCCTGGGCGAACGCCTGCCACTGCGCGTGCGCGAAGCCGCCACGGGGCAGACGCTGCGGCTGAACCTGGGCATCTCGGACGGCATTGCCAAGCTGGCCGTGCACCGGCTGCTGACCCCGGTGCTGGACGAGCCGCACCTGCGCCTGCTGTGCCACGAGGGCGAGTTTCAGCCCCTGCTGGGCGAGCTGGCCCTGCACAAGCTCGACGCGGTGCTGGCCGACCGCCCGGCCACGCCCAACCCTGCCCTGCGCACCACCAGCCAGCTGCTGGGCAGCAGCCCGATTGCCTGGTACGCCCCGGCGCAATGGGCCGAGGCCGCGGCGCACCAGTTTCCGCACAGCCTGGCCGTGGTGCCGGTGCTGCTGCCCACCGAGCACGCGGCCATGCGCGCGCGCATCGACCACTGGCTGGAGCGCGAGCGCATCCGGCCGCGCATTGCGGGCGAGTTTGAAGACAGCGCATTGCTGAGCACCTTCGCATCGACCGGCATGGGCGTGATGCCCGCGCCGGTGTCACTGAGCGCGCATTTGCTGCAAACGCATGGCCTGGTGCAGATAGGCACCACGCCCGACGTGCAGGAGCAATTTCACCTGATCTACAGCGCCCGCAAGGTGATGCACCCGCTGCTCACCCGGCTGCTGGAGGCCGCAGCGGGCGGGGCGCTGCTCAACCACTGA
- the hemE gene encoding uroporphyrinogen decarboxylase → MTFAPLANDTFLRACRRQATDYTPLWLMRQAGRYLPEYKATRARAGSFMGLATNVDYATEVTLQPLARFPLDAAILFSDILTVPDAMGLGLSFAEGEGPRFAKVVRDEAAVAELAVPDMDKLRYVFDAVTSIRKALNGRVPLIGFSGSPWTLACYMVEGKGSDDYRLVKSLMYSRPDLMHRILAINADSVAAYLNAQIDAGAQAVMVFDSWGGVLADGAFQEFSLAYTKRVLAQLKRTGVDGTDVPRIVFTKGGGIWLEDMKDLDCEVLGLDWTANLGKARAMVGGQVGGPGKALQGNIDPNVLFAPPAQVVQQVHKVLDSFGRPHTDRTTTGPTHIFNLGHGISQFTPPEHVAALVEAVHTYSRAQRQG, encoded by the coding sequence ATGACCTTCGCCCCCCTTGCCAACGACACCTTCCTGCGTGCCTGCCGCCGCCAGGCCACCGATTACACCCCCCTGTGGCTCATGCGCCAGGCCGGGCGCTATCTGCCTGAATACAAGGCCACGCGCGCCAGGGCCGGCAGCTTCATGGGCCTGGCCACCAACGTGGACTACGCCACCGAAGTGACTCTGCAGCCCTTGGCCCGTTTCCCGCTCGACGCGGCCATCCTGTTCAGCGACATCCTCACCGTGCCCGATGCGATGGGACTGGGCCTGAGCTTTGCCGAGGGCGAAGGCCCGCGCTTTGCCAAAGTGGTGCGCGACGAAGCCGCCGTGGCCGAACTGGCCGTGCCCGACATGGACAAGCTGCGCTACGTGTTCGATGCCGTCACCAGCATCCGCAAGGCCCTGAACGGGCGGGTTCCGTTGATCGGTTTCTCGGGCAGCCCCTGGACGCTGGCCTGCTACATGGTCGAAGGCAAGGGCAGCGACGACTACCGCCTGGTCAAGAGCCTGATGTACAGCCGCCCAGACCTGATGCACCGCATCCTGGCCATCAACGCCGACAGCGTGGCCGCTTACCTCAACGCCCAGATCGACGCCGGTGCCCAGGCCGTGATGGTGTTTGACAGCTGGGGCGGCGTGCTGGCCGATGGCGCCTTCCAGGAGTTCAGCCTGGCGTACACGAAGCGCGTGCTGGCGCAATTGAAGCGCACGGGCGTGGACGGCACCGACGTGCCCCGCATCGTGTTCACCAAGGGCGGCGGCATCTGGCTCGAAGACATGAAGGATCTGGACTGCGAGGTGCTGGGCCTGGACTGGACGGCCAACCTGGGCAAGGCCCGTGCCATGGTGGGCGGCCAGGTGGGTGGCCCCGGCAAGGCACTGCAAGGCAACATCGACCCCAACGTGCTGTTTGCGCCGCCCGCGCAGGTTGTGCAGCAGGTGCACAAGGTGCTCGACAGCTTTGGCAGGCCACACACCGACCGCACCACCACTGGCCCCACCCACATCTTCAACCTGGGCCATGGCATCAGCCAGTTCACCCCCCCTGAACATGTGGCGGCGCTGGTGGAGGCCGTGCACACCTACTCGCGGGCGCAGCGGCAGGGCTGA